Below is a genomic region from Henckelia pumila isolate YLH828 chromosome 3, ASM3356847v2, whole genome shotgun sequence.
aacgattaaattataagtgtgtgtaaaattaaataactattattaaattttaccttcaatctcgaagcgagattattggacaccacacagatttctctgcgcttcttgtatctccctggaactgatgaactccttctatcaggtccacgaatagaggtttaaatccctctgacagattgcactagaaaatctgtcagaagttttctgcgaagagattaaacgaatctgattcgttattcctgactgcaattaaaaatcacagaccggaatttctcagacagagggggagggttcggccgatttcttttgagaggaggctagggtttcgaaaatcctgtctcaaaaattatgacctgttgtgtgtaatttctgtactgcaataacttatttataatgcaggccactaacaccttagggcccattagtcataagctagggcccgacaagcaaagcccgcacgttcagaaattaatataaaattcatcgtgactccgatcgatgaaccaatttcaccaatgtgcacagaaaccatttctgcacattttaaagtcaaaataaattttcctgaatccgaattcagtggtttccaaaaatgtccatccctatgtcattttaggaaatcctactcccttactcttatttaagaagtccaactccttagttcattaaatttaactctttaaatttaactatctcaacggggattaaaactccattacactgtgtgaccctcaatggttcagggatacagctagccgtgggctcacaactccttgtgactcggaacaacactttccgacttgcccaacgaatcaaggtaaagcgcctagcaacatcgccccatgattccctaggtatcactgatagtgcctacaagaaccagtagattttggttagcgtacagtacggtcccttcatccatatatcccgatcgaatcaacaaccattggtatatcgagagtcgctcaagattcgataactatgcaatacatcttgaagatcaaattagtgacatcgcatgtgctactaagaaaccatttcttaaatcacatcaagtactctggccagagatttgtcacactaatatctcctcagatcgcataggatatccacactcgcaagtatgtggtgaatccttgacaacaatgcattgactcctatatgtgtcgtaactgtacccaatctcgacacctgatgacccccatagagtcggtaaacgagtcaaagcacagcactagcatatagagtctccatgatgtttcaagtcgtaaggactaatggtgtacaaccaaaaacgcggacttaatccactcgataagtgataaccacttggaaagtccggatagggtagttcgattattcatcctatgaatatccatttgcatgcttcgaacatctccatgtttcctaccaatgaaacgtggtactccgcatcgcaaatgctagtctcaaactcgagcgatccttatccttattatcggacggctcaatcgactaggaacggttttagaatatacagtgactataagatgtatttcatgatagacatccccatgttctaccacatcttacatacactatggtatattcaaggtctttatcaaaacaacaatagtatatcacaatataacaatatgaagtaatataaagtcattgccattaataaaagtgtaaataatattaaacaaaagattgtttatacaaagagtcatcaaagcccatagccacacagttggctcactgggcacccactcttacaagcaTCTGTACAGACAACAAATCCACCTGAGCCTGAAGGTAATGCTAGTACTGGAGCCGTAGtcaatttctctttcaaagtctgaaaactagcttcacattcctcagtccacacaaaacgtcgatctttttgcgtcaatatagtcataggcctagctatttcagaaaatcccttgatgaaacgcctaTAATATCCAGCCAAACCCAAAAAAATACGAATCTCAGAGATATTGGTTGGTCGAGACCAATTAAGAACAGCTTCAATTTTACTAGGATCGACAGATACCCCATGTGCTGATATCACATGTCCTAGAAATAATACTCTgtccagccaaaattcacacttcgaaAACTTAGAATATAATTGTGATGTTCTGAGTGTCTGAAGAACTTATGTTAAATGTTCTTTATGCTCCTTCCttgacttagaataaatcaaaatgtcatcaatgaaaacgataacaaatcgatctataaactcccgaaacacacgattcattaaatccataaaaaccgctggagcattagtcaacccaaaaggcacaactaagaattcataatgtccgtaacgcgttcgaaatgctgtcttggaaacatcttcctctcgaactcgaagttgatgatatccggaacgaagatcaattttagaatatacagatgtaccctgcaactgatcaaacaagtcatcaattcgtggcaaaggatacttattcttcacagtagcctgattcaattgccgataatcgatgcacattctcatcgttccgtctttcttcttcacaaacaaaactggagcaccccaaggtgatacacttggtctaatataacctttttccagcaaatcttgcaattgcgtcttgagttctttcaattctgctggagctaatcgatatggAGCTCGGAAAATAGGACTTGTCCCTGGCATTAATTCAATGCTAAGATCTATTTCCCTTTGAGGCGGAAAACCCGAAATcgcatcaggaaatacatcaggaaaatccttaacgacaggaatatctgaaactttcaatttctcttccttcgtcgcatcaatagcataaatcataaatccttcatttcctatcgacaataatctaaacatttccattgccgatactaatggaatgagagattgtgaatcactaccataaaaattccacttattgccataatacggtctaaatctcacaatgccatggaaacaatcaaccgtagctctataattcatcagtgtatccatacccaagatacagtcaaaatcagacatagctagtttgattagattggttatcatgattttatcctcaaatctaatcacacaattcaaaactatctcaTTAGACATCAAGAAAACACCAGCAGGAGTAGCAACAGACACAGTATCCAATAACGGGGTAAAAGAAATCTCATGCTCATCAGCAAATgtaacagataaaaatgaatgagatgctcctgtgtctatcaagatacgtgcaggatactcaaaaatataacaaatacctgCAATAACTCCCCCAGGTGCATCTTGTGCCTGATCCTGAGTCATAGCATGGACTTGAGCCTGCTGTGGACCTGGAAAACGCTGCTGACTCTGAGGAGATGGATACCTAGGCTGCTGAGTGGACTGTACTGGAATATAAGGCTGTGTAGGAGCAAACTGTGGTACAGGAGCATATGGTCTGAATGATGGTCGTCCAGAAAACTGGCCAAACTGTTGTGGCTGAAATTGCTGTCTTCCAGCATTTGGACATACTCGAGATGAATGTCCAGCCTGCCCACAAGTATAACAAGTTCCTGGAAATCCTGTACAATGTGCACTCAAATGATTACCACCACATCTGTCACAGTACACTCTCCCAGACGATCCAACTGAACTTCCACCACGactaccactggaactggaggaACTAGACTGTGGTTTCTTTTTAAATGGCTTCCCTCTAGCTTTAAACCAATGCCTTTTCGCTTGCTGAGAAGATTGCGTAGGCTGATATGAAGGTAAACCCATTGGTGTCTGTGAACTACTTCCAGCTCCTTGAGGACTAGCTGCTGGGATTGATTGTGGTTCACCCCTGAGTAGACTTGCTTCAATTTTCTTGGCCTTTTCTACTGCTTTCATATAAGTAGATAGAGTTCCAGTAGTTACCAACGTATGGATCGTTCGTGTAAGCCCCTTCAAAAAATGTGAAAGCTTTGATCGATCATTCTTTGCAACATGTAGGACATAAGGCAAAAGAGCAGAAAACTGAGAAGCATAGTCAGCAACAGATTTATTGCcttgcaccaacagattaaattcatcttctttagcagaatagtatgatggtggtgcatattcttgtgcaaactgcttacaaaatacttcccatgtgatcttttcaccagaatcagaaagtgtttctgctATCGTTTCCCACCACAGTTGCGCTCGGTCTTTCAGCTGAAAAGGAACTAACTTCAGTCGAATGTCATCAGGATATTCTAATCCATTAAACATATTGTTGAGACTTTTCAACCAACTAGCAGCTTTCTCACTTCCTTCATTGCCAAAGAATTTTTGCGGACGCAACtcctgaaattgagaaattattaatcgTATTCCTCCCATTTTCTCAGTCAATTGGGCTACTGGATCAGCCTCAGCCTGAATCGCTTTTCCTTTGTCAGGATTTACCCGTGGCTGTTGTTCCACCTCTAATACCACATCTCTCGGAGGCTGAACGGCTGGTCGACCACGTCTTCCCCTGACAATATCATCAAGATTTCTAACATTTTCCGCTGCAGACTCTTCTACAACTTCCTTTCCTTTTCTACCTCTTCCTCCCGGTGCCATTCTACAAGACACAAGGATTTAAACATAGGCAGAAATATCTTAACAAACAGAAAACTATGATAGAAACTCAGAGTTCTAATATGAATTCATAAACGAAGTTCTAAAGCCAAGAACTACTGGTTCTAACAAATACGTTCAAAAATAAACACCACAAGTAAGTCACGTAAGAACAAGTAGTCACACACATACGCAACCATTTTGttagtgtctaaactcgagtgtcctagactctagttcgagcatatcccagtatacgctctgataccaaatgaaagggcccgtgtcctgatttaatatttaatgatgaaacaaccaggattaattaatgtaaacatcgaaaacgagttaaaaatttacgtttgggcctacagaaatttcggcatgacctattcgtaaataggacatcccaaaaacctgtacaacacaaccagcaatatatactcgaaaatagagtcacaactccaatttacaaacctatagccacactggccaggactaaacacatgcagagccggcaaggctcgatcacacaaataacaattcaaaacaaggtccaaaactatttatacagatacacatggcatcaccccggcaaatataaaactcgctaaactgatatatatacatatatctgggaactcgactccacgctcgcctcactgggtaccactagatgacgctccaccagatgcgtcaaatccccctggataacctgctatggaatcacaaacaaccacagcataaaaagaaaacaggggtcgaaccccagtacgacgaactataaaaattacgacaaatataactgacatgaataaaatcaagtacaatgcaatgaaatgcaatataatgcgtgacaggtatcaatgaaataagggataccaaaaggagtccaaataatcgtatcacaataaatTCAGTGGCCACCCatgccaggaacgcagcagacctcgaatcatcactgctaatccatacacgtagcatcggagggtgacaggagcgacccgtacagcctcatgctgtcatcaggagtgtcgtacgtagcatcgagAGCACGGTTGCTACCCGCTCGATCTCGTGCTaactcaggagtgcactaaataatgtcactcgctccatcgatgactcaatacatctcaagagatcaatatcaatagcaatcaaaggagtcaaggctcaacgtgctatgaaaaattagtaaaatgagtgaatgcaatcatataatccacataagcacataaaacacgttagcactcattacaaaatacttaatatcattacatgccattataggcgtcgtaatataaacagctcatacgtacctcaaccaatTCTTAATTTACCATAGAAATTATCCCAAatatttctcggatattccaatcccaaattttcagaatctgtaattccagaaaaattgctcataaatcctaaaattcatatttaatattaaaacatcctattaatgaccaaatatcgaatatacgactctaaaagtcgaattacctaaatataaataatctgaaattttgaaataatgctagaataatttctgaaaaatagccAATACCTCCAATCGAGTCcgatataatacctacaaccaataataaatcaaatattaattatcGGAAGTCGATTGaatcaaaattcccaaaattcgaAACACTAATCTTGAAATCTAcctcaaatatttgaattagaGGTCTAATCAACCGAAACAACAACCCTCTACACTCCGGCGGCGATCGGCGACGACGATCGGCGACGGCGGCTGGTGCGACGGGTTTTCGGAAATCTcattaaaaatatgaaatataggtACCAAAAGATAGCTCTCGTcgagaggattccagaactatatttacttttgaaatccgGCCAAAAACGAAGGAGATATGGAGATTTGAAGCGATaggaaaatttgaagaaaagaaACAAAAGAAATGAAGAAGAAGACGCGATGCAGGCAGATGGAGGAGAGAGAAACAGtctgaatatatatattcatatctatttaattagatATGTATTGCTTTAAtgtgtgtcttattttattcattcgggattcaaacttgacccggttcgagttatttcaactcctgtGTGCTCTATTAATAACATATtcattttaatatcgtctataaaccgatatttataaatacatatttttaacacacaaattaattaatatattaatatcggGTCCTTACAATTTTCATGGCATTGTAAAGAAGCAAAATGactaaattacaaaaaaaaataaagttggcagattaaaattaaaatatgacaatatagatgaccaaaattccaaagaaacaaacatATGagctcaaaaataatttttttgctcTTTTAATAGTATAATGTAGTGATCTTTTtttgttaaatatatatacatatatatatatatatagaaatttgatatggtgagcaaccattatatatatatatatatatatatattacattatCGTGTAGTTATATATCATTTATCACATTAAATTCAAGTCCACTCCAACTCAAATTTTGAATCCGTCGTCACTGTTACATAACTCAAAGATTATCTTAATTAGGTTGAAAAATATGAGATTTTGAGCCAAGATTTGAACTTCTTCTCAATCATTCTCtggattaaaataataaatatactatataaatctgacaatttattatttattatattcatAGGTGTACCCTACATATATATTCTTCGAACCATGCATGCTTTTATGGAGTTGTAGGGTTTcagatatttttaatctttcGTACGCATTTGCAGCGCCAtaacatatattttatttatctagtACTTTATCTTTATGGACAGAGCTAGCTAGCAGGAAATTTGATATTTTGCAAATaacaagattttatttttatttttattaaaataaataagttatatATGAATTAATTTTGTTCTTTCCATTTGACGAACAAAATTGGGCCAAGAACATTACTTGGACTTTAAGCTTtaccaaaatcaaactttgaagcCCAGCCCATGTTTGACTAACATTcgctcttttcttttcttgtggGAAAAGATTTCTGGGTTCTTATCGCAATCTCCTTTCGCCATTTCTGAAATTCTTTCGCAGCAGCAAAACAAAGTGAGAAGGGAATATTTGTCAAATGGATTCGGCGAAGGTGATACCATTCGAAGGCCAGAGAGACGACCCGCTACGCTATGGAATCCATGGCGTCAAGAGCGATATTATCGAGCCTCACCCCCTCCAATCTGCCTATCGATCTGTAAATTTTTACCCGATTTTCACTCTATACATTTATTGTCACTTTTCATTGTTCAGTTTTTGTTTTGGCATTGATGAATAGGCGAAGTTGAAGCAAGAAGACATGAAGAAGAGAATTTTATGCAATACTTACGGTGCGGCGTTTCCGATGAAGATGGAACTCGATCGCCAAATTCTATCCAAGTTTGTGCTTTCTTCTCTCTTACTTCCCCCCGGATTTTTTTCTGTTGATTTATTTTCTACTGTTCGTGATTTGCGGAAATTAGGGTTTTTAGGTCGTTGCCGTTGTATTGAAGTGAATTGTAGCTGCcttctttttgaattttttttttcttgagcttggttttaaaaatataaccTTTAAATTGGTTATTAGACTTGAGATATTGTGGTGATCGGTATCTGAGTTCTTGAAGCCAGGAGTCAGGGGTCTGGAAAGAGGAGTTGAACTCCATTTTACTGAACCTTTATATgattcattttaattttaatcttgtCTATTAGGAGGTGAGCTGTTTGATAAGTGTTAGCAGTAAATAATATTGCGCTCAAATTTCTGGGCTTGATTCTCAACTGTGTAATTCCTTCATCAATTCCAGATTTCAAAGGCCTCCTGGAGCTATACCATCTTCCTTTTTGGGTCTAGAGGCCATTGACGGAAGTTTGGAAGCTTTTGGTTTTGAAGACTACCTCAATGGTATTGCAGTACTGTTAAATGCAAAATGCTACTGCTTGATTGTTCTAAtctgttttttattttctctttaaTTCAAATTAGTGGATGTAATGTCACTCGGGGATGTGGCTCTTTGTTGTCTGAACAGTGTGATCAATGTTCATTTCTTGAATATCAAATAGCATGTTTTCACAAAATTTGTGAGATAAATGATTGAAACTTGTACTAAATGGCAAATACCCAAAGCTATTTTCCATCATTTGATATAATAGCTCAAGTGCTATGGATTCTATTTGGCTTAATCTTGATTAAGGTGTAAGAAAGCCTGTTGTTAAGGTGAGGCTAATCCACACTCAGTGTTCTTgtacttcaaaattttaaaaatatacagGTCATCCCCACGTCCCCCCTCAACACCCACCCCACCTCCCCAACAAAAAAAAACCTCCGGTCACTTGGTAGTTTTTCTCTGTAAAAATTAAAGAATGCTTGTTTtggatattaaatatttatctaATCAATGATTATTTAGGATAGGATATTATTTGCAATTTATTTAACTTTAAACGTCATCGGATTAGGTTATATTCGTTAATATAGGGATTCTGTTGGTTaggatttatatatatttataatgtaTCGGCTCTTTATTCATTGAATATAATCAGAATAATTCCTCCCATGCTTTTCATCCTTATTAAGCGACAACTTCTTGTTTAAATGGTTTTTATGTATGCGAAATATCC
It encodes:
- the LOC140892088 gene encoding cyclin-B1-2-like yields the protein MDSAKVIPFEGQRDDPLRYGIHGVKSDIIEPHPLQSAYRSAKLKQEDMKKRILCNTYGAAFPMKMELDRQILSKFQRPPGAIPSSFLGLEAIDGSLEAFGFEDYLNDPKDSESFRTTDMHHGMEVRLGLSKGPPCPSFM